Below is a genomic region from Venenivibrio stagnispumantis.
TAATTAGCTCTTCTTAATGCTACTTCTGTAAATTTCTTTTTATTAACTGCATATTCATAAATGAATTTTTGGATATCTTCATCTTCAGGAATAGGTATGTTTAGAGAGTTTGCTTCTTTCTGTAAAATCTGTTTTTCTTCAAGCTCTATGTTTGGTTTGTTTTTTACTATTATTTCTTTTCTTTCCGGTTTATAAGTTATAACTTTTTCAGGCAAAGATGGTTTTTTTTCTATCTTCGTTTGCTTTTTTGGAACATCTTTTACGGCGACACTACAAGATGTTAAAACAAGAGCAGATATGTATAAAAAAATATATTTTTTTTTCATTTTACCTTAGCCTCTTCTTTACTACTTTCCTTTCGGAAAAATCTGTATAAACTTTAGAGCATTGAAAGAAAACTAACTAAACTTCAACATTTGATATAGCTTTTACTTTTTTGTGTTCTTTTATTGTATTGTCTTTTTCGTCTATATAGACTAAATCTATATGAAAATTAGATAACTCTTTATCTGAAACTTGAGCATAGGAAGCAATTATTATAATATCTCCATAATGTCCAAGTCTTGCAGCAGCACCATTTAATATGCATTCTCCACCGTATCTTACACCGGGAATAACATAAGTTGAAAATCTATTTCCATTATTTACATTGTATATTTCTATTTTTTCAAAAGGGACAAGATTTGCAGCTTCCATTATAGCTTCATCAAGGGTTAAGCTTCCTTCATAATGTAAATCTGCACCGGTTATTTTTATTCTATGTATTTTAGATTTAAGCAATGTTCTTACCATTTGCCGTATCTCCTTTTTAAAATTCTCTTTCTACTACAAATTTTGCAAGATTTTTTAGTTCTTTAAGATAATCATTTTCCGGAAAATTTTCAAGCTCTTTTAAGGCTTTATTTATTAATTCTTTTGCTTTATTTATTGATTTTTCTATTCCTCCATATTTTATAACAATCTCTTTTATTTTTAAAATATCCTCTTCATTTACACCATTTATACTTCTTACAACTTTTTTAATTAAATTAAATTCTTCTTCTGTCAATTTATCCATAATAGAAAGCAAAGGATAAGTGATTTTCCCTTCTTTTATATCATTACAAACAGGTTTGCCTACTTTGTTTTTATCTGCTGTATAATCTAAAATATCATCTACTATCTGAAAAGCAAGACCAAGATAAAGTCCGTAATTGTAAGCCGACAAAAGCTGTTTTTCTTCTGCTTCTCCCAGTTTTGCTCCTACATAGCAACAGCTTGCAAAAAGTGCTGCCGTTTTTCCAGTTAATATCTTAAAATATTCTTCTTCTGTTATATCTAAATCTCCAATTTTTTTAAGTTCTAAGAGCTGACCTTCTGCCATTTTTTTAACAGCATCTGATACATTTCTTATCATATCAATATCACCGTAAATTGAAAATAGATATAAAGCATCTGCATACATATAATCACCTACAAGTACAACAACATCATTTCCGAATACTTTATTTGCAGATGGTTTTCCTCTTCTTGTGTCTGCCATATCTACAACATCATCATGTAAAAGGGAAGCTGTATGTAGATATTCCATTGCAACAGCAAGTGGAAAATCTCTTTTTTCATTTTCTCCTTTAAATAATTTAGAAAATGTTAAAACAAGATAAGGTCTAATTCTTTTTCCACCACCATCAAATATATAATTACCAACTTCTAAAATAAGTTTTACATCCGGATTTAAATATTTTCTAAGCTCTTCTTCAATAATTTTAATCATTAACCTCTCCTGCTATTTATATGCGTCCGGCAGGATTTGAACCTGCAACCTTTGGCTCCGGAAGCCAATGCTCTATCCACGTTGAGCTACGGACGCAGATTTTTCAGCAATATCTTTAAGTAATTTTATTTCCTGTTTATACAGACTTTCATCTGGAGTTTCAAGCACAAATAAACATTTTGAAAAATAATCATCTTGTAAAAATAGCTTAAAGCATCTCATATTTATAAATCCTTTTCCTATGCTTTCATGTCTATCTTTATGAGAGTTAAAAGGCACTTTTGAATCATTTGTATGTATCACTTTTACATATTCTAATCCTATTATCTTATCTAACTCTTTTTTATAGTTATAAAAGCCTTTATCTTCATCTATTTTGTAGCCGGCTGCAAACAAATGGCAGGTATCAAGGCAAACTCCTATTTTTTCTTTTAAAAATGGCTCCATCATCTGATATATTTCTTCCGTAGTTTTTCCAAGCTCTCCTTTCTGTCCTGCAAGGGTTTCATATAAAAATGTTGTATTTTTTAATTTAACATTGCTAAATATTTCTTCCATAGCTTTTATTACCATTTGTATGCCTTCTTTTTCAGGTCTTCCTTTTGTTTTGCCGGCATGAATAACATAGTACTCTATACCAAGCTCTTCACAAAGCTCTAATTCTTCAATAACTCCCTGTATAGATTTTTTTCTTAATTCTTCATCATCTGATGCAAGATTGAATAAATAAGAAGCATGAACTACTACCGGCATATATTTTTTCTTTCTGAATGCTTCTTTTTCCTGAGCTGACCTTTCTGTCCATTTCCAAGCTCTTGGGGAGCGGACAAAAAATTGGGCTGTCGTTGCTTCTAAACTTTTAGCTCTGTCAAAAACTAAATCTATTGATTTTGATGATGATACATGAACTCCTATTCTAACCATTTTAGCTTAAACCTTCCTGTTATAAACGGATTGTATTTTTTTCTCTTCCTATGGTGGTTTTTTCTCCGTGTCCCGGATATACCACCGTATCTTCAGGCAAATTCATAAGTTTTTGTAAAGAAAGTTCCATCTGTTTGCTATTCCCACCTGGCAAATCTGTTCTTCCTATGCTATCTCTAAAAAGTGTATCTCCTGATATTACAATCTTATTCTTTTTATTAAAAAAACAAACACTTCCGGGAGTGTGTCCCGGCGTTTCTATAACATTTAATAATATATTGCCGATTTTTATTTCATCACCTTCTTTTAAATCAAAATCTGGTGGTGGGCATTCTACGGCATTTAAAATAAAAGATAAACCGGTAAACAACTCATTATTTAATAAAAATTCATCTTTCCTATTCATATAAAAAGGAATGTTTAATCTATTTTTAATATATCCTACTTGCCCTGTATGGTCTATATGACCGTGTGTATTTATAATGGCTACCGGATTTAAACCTTCAACTGCTTTTAATATTTTTTCTCCTTCTGCTCCCGGGTCAACAATAGCACATTCTTTACTTAATTCATCAATTACAATTATGCAATTTTCTGCTAAATTTCCAACTGTTAATACTTTTATCATTCTTTTATTCCAAGATAGTTTCTATCAACATGGGTTGTGGTGTATGTTCCTTTTAAAAATTCTTTATCATTTAATATTTTAAGATGAAATGGAATAGTTGTTTTTATTCCTTCTAATATAAACTCCTCAAGGGCTCTTTTTCCTCTTTTTATTGCTTCTTCTCTATTTTTTCCCCATACTATCAACTTTGCTACGAGAGAGTCATAATATGGTGGGATTGTGTATCCTTGGTAAATATGGGTATCAATCCTTACACCATATCCACCGGGAATGTATAACTTTTCTATGGTTCCCGGATTTGGTGTAAATTTTTCAGAATCTTCTGCATTTATTCTAAATTCAATAGCATGTCCGTTTAATTTAATATCTTCTTGTTTTATATTTAATTTTTGACCATCTGCAATTTTAAATTGCCAAGAAACAATATCTATACCGGTTACCAATTCTGATACAGGATGTTCTACCTGTATTCTACCGTTCATCTCTATAAAATAAAAATTTTTATCCTTATCAACAATAAATTCTACAGTGCCTGCACCGGTAAATCCTATATGTTTTGCAAATCTAACAGCAGCTTCTCCCATGGATTTTCTTATCTCTTCATCAATAAAAATAGAAGGTGCTTCTTCAACTAATTTTTGATGTCTTCTCTGGATAGAACAATCCCTTTCACCCAAATATATTACATTTCCAAAATTATCTGCAAGTATCTGTATTTCTATATGTTTTGGATTTAATATGAATTTTTCTATATATACCCTTTTATCTGAAAATGCAGCTTCTGCCTCTTTTTGAGCTATTGGAAGGAGTTTTACAAGCTCTTGCTGATTATGGGCTACTCTCATACCTCTGCCACCACCACCGGCAGCAGCCTTTATCAAAACCGGATATCCTATCTTTGATGCAACTTCAAGAGCTTCTTCTATTGTTTCCACAGGAGGACTTCCCGGAATTGTAGGGACACCGGCTTCTTCTGCTGCTTTTCTTGCTAAAGCTTTATCTCCGGTTAGTTTAAGGGCAGATGAAGAAGGCCCTACAAATTTTATATTACTTTTTTCACAAATAGAAGCAAATGTATAATTTTCTGCTAAAAATCCATATCCAGGATAGACAGCATCTGCTCCGGTTAGCTCAATTGCTGATAATATTGCAGGAATATTCAAATAACTTTTTGAAGATGGAGCATCTCCTATGCATATAGCAATATCTGCTAAATCTTTATGAATACTATTTTTATCGGCAGTTGAATAAACAGCAACAGATTCTACTCCAAGCTCTTTCAGTGCTCTAATAGCTCTTACAGCAATTTCTCCTCTATTGGCAATCAATACTCTTTTAATATTTTTCAACAACTTTTTCCCTCAAAAAATTTTTATATAATAATTATATTACAAAAATATAAATAGAGGATTAATCTGTGGAACAACAAAGAAAATTATTTATACTTCGAAAATTGGTAGATTTAGGAATAGTTCCGGTTGAAAAAGTAAGGGGAAATTCAAAAATAAAAGAGTTAGAAAATGATTTTACAGATATTCTTGTTTATTTGATTAAAGAAGGTATTGCAAATGAGCAAGATATAAAGAACTTTTTTGTGAAACATTTTAATTTTAAACCATTTACAAAAGATTTACAGATAAACATACCAAAAGAGATTTTAGAACAGCTTTCTTTTAGTTCCCTAAATAAAGAAAAATTTGTCCCTATCTCATATAATCCGGAAAACAATTCATTAACAATAGTAATGCTAAACCCATTAGATAAAGAAGTTATAAATTATCTTAAGTTTATAGGAATAAAAAGTTTAAATATATACGTGGCAACTTTATCTGAGATAGAAGAGTTATTAAAAGAAGTTTCTACAATGATGCCGGCAGCATCGGTTTTGGAGGATTTAGAATTTGGTGAGAATGTGGCAGAAGAAGAAATTATAGAAGAAGTAGATTTATCTAAGATATCAAAAGAAGCAGAAGAAGCACCTATAATTAAATTATCTTATGGCTTGATAGAAGAGGCTTATAATAAAGGAGCATCAGATATTCATATTGAGCCTTTTGAGAAAGAATTAAGAGTAAGATATAGAATTGATGGAATTTTAAGAACAGTAAGAAAACTTCCTACTGCTATTAAGGATTCATTGGTAGCAAGATATAAAATAATGGCAAAACTTGATATATCGGAAAAAAGATTACCCCAAGATGGAAGAATTAGGGTAATTATTGCCGGAAAAAAAGTTGACCTTCGTATGTCTACTGTCCCTACAGTTTATGGTGAAAAAATAGTTATGAGACTTCAAGATGCAGAAAGTTATCTAAATGTTAAATTGGAAAATCTTGGATTTGAAGAGGACGATTTGGTTATTGTCAGAAAAGGTATATATAGCCCGTGGGGCATGGTTCTTGTAACAGGACCAACAGGTTCAGGTAAAACTACCACACTTTATTCTGCTCTTATGGAAAGAAATAAAGAAGATGTAAATATATCAACGGCAGAAGACCCGGTAGAAGTTTCTATACCGGGTA
It encodes:
- the panD gene encoding aspartate 1-decarboxylase; this encodes MVRTLLKSKIHRIKITGADLHYEGSLTLDEAIMEAANLVPFEKIEIYNVNNGNRFSTYVIPGVRYGGECILNGAAARLGHYGDIIIIASYAQVSDKELSNFHIDLVYIDEKDNTIKEHKKVKAISNVEV
- a CDS encoding polyprenyl synthetase family protein → MIKIIEEELRKYLNPDVKLILEVGNYIFDGGGKRIRPYLVLTFSKLFKGENEKRDFPLAVAMEYLHTASLLHDDVVDMADTRRGKPSANKVFGNDVVVLVGDYMYADALYLFSIYGDIDMIRNVSDAVKKMAEGQLLELKKIGDLDITEEEYFKILTGKTAALFASCCYVGAKLGEAEEKQLLSAYNYGLYLGLAFQIVDDILDYTADKNKVGKPVCNDIKEGKITYPLLSIMDKLTEEEFNLIKKVVRSINGVNEEDILKIKEIVIKYGGIEKSINKAKELINKALKELENFPENDYLKELKNLAKFVVEREF
- a CDS encoding deoxyribonuclease IV, with translation MVRIGVHVSSSKSIDLVFDRAKSLEATTAQFFVRSPRAWKWTERSAQEKEAFRKKKYMPVVVHASYLFNLASDDEELRKKSIQGVIEELELCEELGIEYYVIHAGKTKGRPEKEGIQMVIKAMEEIFSNVKLKNTTFLYETLAGQKGELGKTTEEIYQMMEPFLKEKIGVCLDTCHLFAAGYKIDEDKGFYNYKKELDKIIGLEYVKVIHTNDSKVPFNSHKDRHESIGKGFINMRCFKLFLQDDYFSKCLFVLETPDESLYKQEIKLLKDIAEKSASVAQRG
- a CDS encoding MBL fold metallo-hydrolase gives rise to the protein MIKVLTVGNLAENCIIVIDELSKECAIVDPGAEGEKILKAVEGLNPVAIINTHGHIDHTGQVGYIKNRLNIPFYMNRKDEFLLNNELFTGLSFILNAVECPPPDFDLKEGDEIKIGNILLNVIETPGHTPGSVCFFNKKNKIVISGDTLFRDSIGRTDLPGGNSKQMELSLQKLMNLPEDTVVYPGHGEKTTIGREKNTIRL
- the accC gene encoding acetyl-CoA carboxylase biotin carboxylase subunit, with the translated sequence MLKNIKRVLIANRGEIAVRAIRALKELGVESVAVYSTADKNSIHKDLADIAICIGDAPSSKSYLNIPAILSAIELTGADAVYPGYGFLAENYTFASICEKSNIKFVGPSSSALKLTGDKALARKAAEEAGVPTIPGSPPVETIEEALEVASKIGYPVLIKAAAGGGGRGMRVAHNQQELVKLLPIAQKEAEAAFSDKRVYIEKFILNPKHIEIQILADNFGNVIYLGERDCSIQRRHQKLVEEAPSIFIDEEIRKSMGEAAVRFAKHIGFTGAGTVEFIVDKDKNFYFIEMNGRIQVEHPVSELVTGIDIVSWQFKIADGQKLNIKQEDIKLNGHAIEFRINAEDSEKFTPNPGTIEKLYIPGGYGVRIDTHIYQGYTIPPYYDSLVAKLIVWGKNREEAIKRGKRALEEFILEGIKTTIPFHLKILNDKEFLKGTYTTTHVDRNYLGIKE
- a CDS encoding GspE/PulE family protein is translated as MEQQRKLFILRKLVDLGIVPVEKVRGNSKIKELENDFTDILVYLIKEGIANEQDIKNFFVKHFNFKPFTKDLQINIPKEILEQLSFSSLNKEKFVPISYNPENNSLTIVMLNPLDKEVINYLKFIGIKSLNIYVATLSEIEELLKEVSTMMPAASVLEDLEFGENVAEEEIIEEVDLSKISKEAEEAPIIKLSYGLIEEAYNKGASDIHIEPFEKELRVRYRIDGILRTVRKLPTAIKDSLVARYKIMAKLDISEKRLPQDGRIRVIIAGKKVDLRMSTVPTVYGEKIVMRLQDAESYLNVKLENLGFEEDDLVIVRKGIYSPWGMVLVTGPTGSGKTTTLYSALMERNKEDVNISTAEDPVEVSIPGINQVQVKEQIGLTFATVLRAFLRQDPDIILVGEIRDGETAEIAIKAALTGHLVFSTLHTNDAPSSIIRLIDIGVDKFLVSTTVNLIIAQRLIRKLCNECKMPIDYDKHALKGFGLSDEDIETGTFFKHNPQGCPKCNHTGYKGRTAVHEILWLDDEIKKAINQGATSDQIKEIAIKKGMRTLYQDGLIKFKKGITDIAEIERVLMK